A section of the Struthio camelus isolate bStrCam1 chromosome 18, bStrCam1.hap1, whole genome shotgun sequence genome encodes:
- the PXMP4 gene encoding peroxisomal membrane protein 4: protein MAGGGAPLRALLVTVNALLQQRRYRAALAVLKGFRNGAVYGAKIRAPHALVMTFLFKNGSLREKLKSIAQATYTHSRNLAFFVFTYKGLMALQSRLQGKKIPFHSFFAACIGGWLVFGENNPINSQIIMYLLSRILFGLSRLAVEKGYVPQPKQDPFPLVAALIWGTVLWLFEYHRQTLQPSLQSSMTYLYDDSNEWHDISDFLLYNKRSTSK, encoded by the exons ATGGCCGGTGGCGGGGCTCCGCTCCGGGCTCTGCTCGTCACCGTTAACGCCCTGCTGCAGCAGCGCCGCTACCGCGCCGCGCTCGCCGTCCTCAAGGGCTTCCGCAACGGGGCCGT ATATGGAGCAAAAATTCGTGCGCCGCATGCCCTGGTGATGACTTTTCTATTCAAGAATGGAAG tTTAAGAGAGAAATTGAAATCGATTGCTCAGGCCACGTACACTCATTCCCGGAACTTGGCGTTTTTTGTGTTCACCTACAAGGGACTGATGGCGTTGCAGTCCcgactacaggggaaaaaaattccgtttcattctttctttgcagCCTGCATTGGAGGTTGGCTAGTGTTTGGTGAGAACAACCCCATCAATAGCCAG ATTATTATGTACCTGCTGTCTCGTATCCTGTTTGGCTTGTCCCGGTTGGCGGTGGAAAAGGGCTATGTCCCACAGCCAAAGCAGGATCCTTTCCCGCTTGTTGCTGCTCTAATATGGGGGACAGTTCTCTGGCTCTTTGAATATCACCGGCAAACTCTGCAAccttctctgcagtcctccatgaCTTACCTGTATGATGATAGTAACGAATGGCATGACATTTCTGACTTTCTCCTTTATAACAAAAGGAGTACAAGCAAGTAG